One Candidatus Krumholzibacteriota bacterium genomic window carries:
- a CDS encoding redoxin domain-containing protein — translation MRKTVMILTALALGFAALAGPAAAQENAADAYRVLLDDLRTLSKNSPGQAFVDEAEKRLTAFIEQWPDAPERAGALLNLGHLYSRMGRSGEAVTALEAYFSIDARRDPSEEIMARYVLASSYIAVEEYEKAEPALRMIVREGTVANPKIAQAAAAELGRIDTLKKLKIGMPAIDFTATAYNGGNVSLAGLRGSVVLLDFWASWCAPCRAEMPNVKKIYEDFHDGGFEILGISLDQTEGKFKSYVDEQQLPWPMVFDGKGWQAEIGRTYAVSAIPATFLIDRAGTIRYKSVRGEELRSAVAKLLAE, via the coding sequence ATGAGAAAAACGGTCATGATTCTGACCGCGCTCGCCCTCGGTTTCGCCGCCCTCGCCGGGCCGGCCGCCGCGCAGGAGAACGCGGCCGACGCCTACCGCGTTCTGCTCGACGATCTGCGGACGCTCAGCAAGAACTCGCCGGGCCAGGCATTCGTCGACGAGGCCGAGAAACGGCTCACCGCCTTCATCGAGCAGTGGCCCGATGCGCCCGAACGGGCCGGCGCGCTGCTCAACCTGGGACACCTCTACTCCAGGATGGGGCGGTCCGGGGAGGCCGTGACCGCGCTGGAGGCCTACTTCTCGATCGATGCCAGGCGCGATCCGAGCGAGGAGATCATGGCCCGGTACGTTCTCGCCTCCTCCTACATCGCCGTCGAGGAGTACGAGAAGGCCGAGCCGGCGCTCCGCATGATCGTGCGCGAGGGGACCGTCGCCAACCCGAAGATCGCCCAGGCGGCCGCGGCCGAGCTCGGGCGGATCGATACGCTCAAGAAACTGAAGATCGGGATGCCGGCGATCGATTTCACCGCCACGGCCTACAACGGCGGGAACGTCTCGCTGGCCGGTCTCCGCGGCTCGGTCGTCCTTCTCGATTTCTGGGCGTCCTGGTGCGCTCCCTGCCGCGCCGAGATGCCGAACGTCAAGAAGATCTACGAGGATTTCCACGACGGGGGATTCGAGATCCTCGGCATCTCCCTCGACCAGACCGAGGGGAAATTCAAGAGCTACGTCGACGAGCAGCAACTGCCCTGGCCGATGGTCTTCGACGGCAAGGGGTGGCAGGCCGAGATCGGCCGCACCTACGCGGTGAGCGCCATCCCGGCGACCTTCCTCATCGACCGCGCCGGCACGATCCGGTACAAGTCGGTTCGCGGCGAGGAGCTCCGCAGCGCCGTCGCGAAACTCCTCGCCGAATAG
- a CDS encoding 4Fe-4S dicluster domain-containing protein, with protein MRFIDATNFERLLKKLSGDGELYVPVRNEETGKLHLEHVEAFPLPGEMTLEGIRTVEPLKGIAQLLRRPVAEYPSPDVDEIEAANGPVTIVVGARACDIAALELVDKVLLEGEFEDPFYRARREKMIVIGADCTGCGDSCFCNLLGAGPWPKSGFDLAVSKVGGGYLVESGSDRGKTIVEEHGELFTEPRDGQKEARDEKRNEVVRLLEEQNGGYPAAEGLPEKLRASLASEVWNEISARCVECGACTNICPTCYCFLLYDQKSGEETGQRVMTWDSCQVSGYARMAGMGTPRPRLTDRVKHRFYHKYDYLVLSHGAIYCTGCGRCIDTCSAGIDMRDAFRRVVATVAE; from the coding sequence ATGCGCTTTATCGATGCGACGAATTTCGAGAGACTGCTGAAGAAGCTCTCCGGCGACGGAGAGCTTTATGTTCCTGTGCGGAACGAGGAGACCGGCAAGCTCCACCTCGAGCACGTCGAGGCATTTCCCCTGCCCGGGGAGATGACGCTCGAAGGCATCCGGACGGTCGAGCCGCTCAAGGGGATCGCGCAGCTGCTGCGGCGCCCCGTGGCGGAGTACCCGTCCCCGGACGTCGACGAGATCGAGGCGGCGAACGGGCCCGTGACGATCGTCGTCGGCGCGCGCGCCTGCGACATCGCCGCGCTCGAGCTCGTCGACAAGGTCCTCCTCGAGGGCGAGTTCGAGGATCCGTTCTATCGCGCGCGGCGCGAGAAAATGATCGTCATCGGCGCCGACTGCACCGGGTGCGGGGATTCCTGCTTCTGCAACCTCCTCGGCGCCGGGCCCTGGCCGAAAAGCGGGTTCGACCTCGCCGTGTCGAAGGTCGGCGGCGGGTATCTCGTCGAGAGCGGGTCCGATCGCGGAAAGACGATCGTCGAGGAGCACGGCGAGCTCTTCACCGAGCCGCGCGACGGGCAGAAGGAGGCGCGGGACGAGAAACGGAACGAGGTCGTCCGCCTCCTCGAGGAGCAGAACGGCGGCTATCCCGCCGCGGAGGGGCTTCCCGAGAAATTGCGCGCATCGCTGGCAAGCGAGGTCTGGAACGAGATCTCCGCGCGGTGCGTCGAGTGCGGCGCATGCACGAACATCTGCCCCACGTGCTATTGTTTCCTCCTCTACGACCAGAAATCCGGCGAGGAGACCGGCCAGCGGGTGATGACCTGGGATTCCTGCCAGGTCTCCGGGTACGCGCGCATGGCGGGGATGGGAACGCCGCGGCCGCGGCTGACCGATCGCGTCAAGCATCGCTTCTATCACAAGTACGACTATCTCGTGTTGAGTCACGGGGCGATCTACTGCACCGGATGCGGCCGGTGCATCGATACCTGCTCGGCCGGCATCGACATGCGCGATGCCTTCCGCCGGGTCGTCGCAACGGTCGCCGAGTAG
- a CDS encoding FAD/NAD(P)-binding protein: MKNPYYPIDTVVEDIITETPTIKTFCLKPVRPIEFRAGQFMQLTVPGVGEAPFTPSSDPNVSERMEITILKTGKITDALHDLKPGAAVGLRGPFGKGYPLDRLVGKEVLVVGGGVGLAPLRALIYALFDDPSRYERISIKYGARCPEELCFRRQYDEWSRIAPNVDLTVTIDVPAPAWDGRVGLVTTLLDDLDINLDESYALSCGPEIMLKFVTLKLLEVGYKPPQIYLSMNRKMSCGMGKCGRCNVGHYYLCVDGPDMCYDKIKHVPNVFG; this comes from the coding sequence ATGAAGAACCCGTACTATCCCATCGACACCGTCGTCGAGGACATCATCACCGAGACCCCGACCATCAAGACATTCTGCCTGAAACCGGTCCGCCCGATCGAGTTCCGCGCCGGCCAGTTCATGCAGCTCACGGTCCCCGGGGTCGGCGAGGCGCCGTTCACTCCCTCCTCGGATCCGAACGTCTCCGAGCGGATGGAGATCACGATCCTGAAGACCGGCAAGATCACCGACGCGCTCCACGACCTCAAGCCCGGCGCCGCGGTCGGGCTCAGGGGGCCCTTCGGAAAGGGGTATCCCCTCGACCGGCTCGTCGGCAAGGAAGTGCTCGTCGTCGGCGGCGGCGTCGGGCTCGCGCCGTTGCGCGCGCTGATCTACGCCCTCTTCGACGACCCGTCGAGGTACGAGCGCATCTCGATCAAGTACGGGGCCCGCTGCCCCGAGGAGCTCTGCTTCCGACGCCAGTACGACGAGTGGTCCCGGATCGCGCCGAACGTCGATCTCACCGTCACGATCGACGTCCCCGCGCCCGCCTGGGACGGGCGCGTCGGCCTGGTGACGACCCTGCTCGACGACCTCGATATCAACCTCGACGAGAGCTACGCGCTGTCCTGCGGACCGGAGATCATGCTCAAGTTCGTCACCCTCAAACTGCTCGAGGTCGGATACAAGCCGCCGCAGATCTATCTCTCGATGAACCGGAAGATGTCATGCGGCATGGGCAAGTGCGGACGGTGCAACGTCGGCCATTACTATCTCTGCGTCGACGGACCCGACATGTGCTACGACAAGATCAAACACGTTCCGAACGTATTCGGCTAA